The proteins below come from a single Aegilops tauschii subsp. strangulata cultivar AL8/78 chromosome 6, Aet v6.0, whole genome shotgun sequence genomic window:
- the LOC120967285 gene encoding uncharacterized protein, which yields MDKNTAQVRAVTLLLLIICLLATQARCRTMDDGGEKISLPYGLCVHDKTSFACKGERCYCCRVAVEVCYLSMDECMKECVKKMGPPPAAGGGGGNASPIA from the exons ATGGATAAGAACACGGCCCAGGTCCGCGCGGTCACGCTTCTCCTCCTCATCATATGCCTCCTAGCTACCCAGGCGCGAT GCCGGACCATGGACGATGGCGGCGAGAAGATCAGTTTGCCCTACGGGCTGTGCGTCCACGATAAGACGTCGTTTGCCTGCAAGGGCGAGCGCTGCTACTGCTGTCGCGTGGCCGTGGAAGTTTGCTATTTGTCGATGGACGAGTGCATGAAGGAGTGCGTCAAGAAAATGGGGCCGCCGCCGGCGGCCGGGGGCGGTGGTGGCAACGCCTCTCCGATAGCTTAG